TACATggcaaatattaaaaaaaaacctgaaatgCAATATGTTCCCTGGTACACCACACGAATGATTAATAACTAACATAATGAATCAGTGAATCAAAAACTCACCCTCTAAAGCAGAAGTATAGCAGAAAACATCATAGCGGCTCTTTTTGTCACGGTGACCATAGTTTCTGACGCCAGGCCCGTTGTTGGAGCCACCGCAAGGCGCTCTGGGTTTGGTGATGGGGTATTGCACTGTGCCATCATTCAGCCAGCCAGCATTACACCAGTCCAGGCCACCCTTCCAGGCCTCAAGCAACTGATCAAAGGAGGCGACCGCAGCATTCTGGCCAATACAGGCCTGCACAGCATCGTGGAAGTTCAGGTTGTAGCGGCCCAGGTGGGGGTGGTATGGGAACACAACACctaagagaggaaggagagttTATGTCAACCGATGAGTCtatgtttagtttagttagtcTATGTTAGTGACTGTAGGCCTATAAGTCTTGCAAAGTGTCGGGAGTTTGCTAACTCTTTAATTTTGTTCTTGTCTAT
Above is a genomic segment from Micropterus dolomieu isolate WLL.071019.BEF.003 ecotype Adirondacks unplaced genomic scaffold, ASM2129224v1 contig_3451, whole genome shotgun sequence containing:
- the LOC123964589 gene encoding hyaluronan and proteoglycan link protein 1-like, encoding LGVVFPYHPHLGRYNLNFHDAVQACIGQNAAVASFDQLLEAWKGGLDWCNAGWLNDGTVQYPITKPRAPCGGSNNGPGVRNYGHRDKKSRYDVFCYTSALEGQFYWLVQPDRLTFDEAVQACIDDGAEIAKVGHMYAAWKLEGYDRCDAGWLADGSVRYPISRPRKNCSPTEAAVRFLGFPDKGQKSYGVYCYKAAK